One Rhodoferax sp. GW822-FHT02A01 genomic window, GGAGCCCGGGGGGCAGCAGGGCCATCTGCGTCTCGTAGCGCCGACGGACGCGTTGTCCCAAGCGTGGGTAAGCTGACCGGCTGAGCGCACTGGATGCTTCTGGGTTGCGGGTCATAATTCCTGACATGGTGATCATTTTCTAATGGCGCAGGTGCACGCAACTCCCTCACTGTGGCTCAGAGGTTCCGCCGCGGCAGCGCACTGGGCACTATGGATTTTGCTGGTCGCCTGGATTACCTTGGGCCTGGCTTGGGGTGCCTTGCATTTTTTGATTGTGCCGCGAATCGGAGATTTCCGTCCGTGGCTGGAACAGCAAGCCAGTCAGCGTATGGGGATTACCGTGCGGGTGGGTGACATCGTGGCGCGCTCCAACGGGCTGATTCCATCGGTGGAATTGCTCGACGTGCGCTTCCTGGACGCGGGTGGTCGCGAGTCCCTGCGCCTGCCTTCGGTGCTGGCGGCGCTGTCGCCCCGCTCGGCCTTTGGCCTGGGTTTTGAGCAGTTGTATATCGAGGCGCCCGAGCTGGCCGTGCGTCGCAGTGCCGACGGACGCTTCTGGATTGCCGGCTTTGCCCTGCCCGATACCCACACCCAAGACAGCAGTGCCAGTGATTGGGTGTTTTCCCAAAAGGAACTGGTGGTGCGCCATGGCAAGGTGCGCTGGACCGATGAGCTGCGCGGCCTTCCCACGCTGGAGCTGGATGATGTGGACGTGGTCATCCGCAACAAGCATCTGGCCCACTCGGTGCGGGTGGATGCCGACCCGCCTGCGGGGTGGGGTTCCCGTTTGTCCTTGCGCGGCATCTTCCAGCAAACCCTGTTTTCGCGCCGCAACGGGGATTGGCGCAATTGGGTCGGGCAGCTCTATGCACAGGCCGACCAGGTCGATCTGGCGCAGTTGCGCAACTATTGTGATCTGGGCGTGGACCTGAGCCGTGGGGCCGGTTCCCTGCGCGCCTGGGTGGATGTGGACCATGCCCAGGCCAAGGGCGCCACGGCCGATTTGGCACTGCAGGCGGTGACGGTCAAGGTGGCCGCCGATCTGGAGGCATTGGATCTGGAGCGCGTCTCCGGGCGTCTGGGCGCGCGTCGGCTCGATGGCGGCTATGAGTTGTCGGCCCAGGCGCTGACATTCGATACCCGCGACGGACTGAATTGGCCCGGCGGCAATCTGCAGCTCGGCGTATTTGCACCCAAACCCAAACAAGGTGCCCATGGCACGTTGGTGGCAGACCGGTTGGATCTGGCGGCACTGGCGGAGGTGGCCAGCCGACTGCCGCTGGATGACACATTGCATGCCATGGTGCAGCGTGTGGCCCCCAAGGGCCTGGTGGAGAAACTGCAGTTCAACTGGCAGGGCGAAGCGTCCAACCCCACCAGCTACGCTTTGACCGGCCGCGTCTCGCAACTGACCTTGGCGGCGCAGCCATCCGGCCACAACGGCATCCCCGGCCTGCGCGGGGCCAGCGCGGATTTCGAGATCAACCAGGGGGGCGGCAAGGCCAGCCTGCAGATGCAAGGTGGTGCGGTGGAGTTACCCGGCATCTTTGACAACCCGGTGGTGCCATTCGATTCCCTCAGCGGTGACGTGCAGTGGAAGGTGGACGGGCAACGCATCAGCGTGGACGCCAGCAAGGTGCGCTTCGCCAACACCGATGCACAGGGCGAGGCGCAAATCAAGTGGCAGACCGGTGCCGTGCCGCGTGCGGGCGCGCCCGACCTGCGCTTCCCCGGTGTGCTGGATCTGCAGGGCACGCTCAGCCGCGCCAATGTGGCTGCCGTGCCGCGCTACCTGCCGCGGGTGATGAACAAAGAGGCACGCGAGTACCTGGAGCAGGCGTTGGTGGCGGGCGAGGGCAGCGGCGTCAAGTTCAAGCTCAAGGGCGATCTGGACAAATTTCCATTTGACTCGGCCAAGCAGGGTGAGTTCCGGATTTCGGCCGATGTGCGCAACGTCGGCTATGCCTATGCCCCGCCCCTGGTCATGCCCAAGGACAGTCCGGCCTGGCCCTTGCTGACGCAGGTTGCCGGTGAGTTCGTGCTGGACCATGACCTGCTGCAGGTCAAGGGCGCCAAGGGGCTGCTGTCCACCGGTACCGGCCTGCAGTTCAGCAAGACCGATGTGACGGTTTCCAAGCTGTATTCCGGGCCCCAGGTGGCAGTCGCGGCGGAGGCACGCGGGCCCCTGACCGAGGCGTTGGCGTTTGTGAATGCCTCGCCGGTGGGCGGCTGGATCGGCAATGCCCTGGCGCGCAGCACGGTGACCGGTATTGCCGACTACAAGATCAAGCTCAACATTCCGGTGGACCATGCCGAGAAGTCCACCGCACAGGGCAGTGTTGCTTTGGCCAACAGCGA contains:
- a CDS encoding YhdP family protein; protein product: MAQVHATPSLWLRGSAAAAHWALWILLVAWITLGLAWGALHFLIVPRIGDFRPWLEQQASQRMGITVRVGDIVARSNGLIPSVELLDVRFLDAGGRESLRLPSVLAALSPRSAFGLGFEQLYIEAPELAVRRSADGRFWIAGFALPDTHTQDSSASDWVFSQKELVVRHGKVRWTDELRGLPTLELDDVDVVIRNKHLAHSVRVDADPPAGWGSRLSLRGIFQQTLFSRRNGDWRNWVGQLYAQADQVDLAQLRNYCDLGVDLSRGAGSLRAWVDVDHAQAKGATADLALQAVTVKVAADLEALDLERVSGRLGARRLDGGYELSAQALTFDTRDGLNWPGGNLQLGVFAPKPKQGAHGTLVADRLDLAALAEVASRLPLDDTLHAMVQRVAPKGLVEKLQFNWQGEASNPTSYALTGRVSQLTLAAQPSGHNGIPGLRGASADFEINQGGGKASLQMQGGAVELPGIFDNPVVPFDSLSGDVQWKVDGQRISVDASKVRFANTDAQGEAQIKWQTGAVPRAGAPDLRFPGVLDLQGTLSRANVAAVPRYLPRVMNKEAREYLEQALVAGEGSGVKFKLKGDLDKFPFDSAKQGEFRISADVRNVGYAYAPPLVMPKDSPAWPLLTQVAGEFVLDHDLLQVKGAKGLLSTGTGLQFSKTDVTVSKLYSGPQVAVAAEARGPLTEALAFVNASPVGGWIGNALARSTVTGIADYKIKLNIPVDHAEKSTAQGSVALANSDFQLVPGVPRLNRIKGLVNFTDTGFSLSGVQARILGGDVRVEGGMVFGSAASARNGPGSLRFQGVATSEGLRQASELGLAARLAQFSTGSAAYSANLTLHGGVPELLVTSSLIGMAINLPEPFGKSPEAPLPLRLESTVVRASQQAGARLQDQWQVDVGKLANVTYVRDISGAEPRVVRGAIGVGLTAEESAPMPSEGVAANLNLNRIDVDAWSAVVSRLMGVAGTGTPLSGNDSSYLPTTVALRAKELLADGRKFNQILVGGARDGLVWRGNVDASELNGYVEYRQSTSAAAGRVYARLSRLVIGQTVAQDVENILDQQPASIPALDVVVDDFELRGKKLGRLDVQAINLGGVPGRDTAREWRLNRFNINTPEATLTASGNWVNVNAQTPGAAARGVRERRRTVLNFKLDVVDSGDLLKRMGMPGVIAKGRGKVEGQVSWLGSPFSPDYPSMAGGFNMNMESGQFLKAEPGIAKLLGVLSLQSLPRRLTLDFRDVFSDGFAFDFVRGDVTIEQGIAHTSNLQMKGVNAAVMMEGQADIAKETQMLKVLVIPEINLGSASLLYSAINPVVGLTTFLANVILRRPLIEANTQEFMIDGTWVDPRVTKLEHKLETPSNPSSTSTPAK